From a single Solanum dulcamara chromosome 4, daSolDulc1.2, whole genome shotgun sequence genomic region:
- the LOC129884424 gene encoding loganic acid O-methyltransferase-like, which yields MVLISPQLSERLLKCFGSSLVDLVNEGKLDESLVNSFNMPIYFPSPEDMTKVVERNGCFSIERIELTYPKSKLVDEADAKSLMINLRVVLEGLFINHFGSKIAEEAFTRTILKSEKISAWMKINYKKACQLFVSLKRK from the exons ATGGTGCTAATTTCACCACAATTAAGTGAACGTCTCTTGAAGTGTTTTGGTTCTAGTCTAGTGGATTTGGTGAATGAG GGAAAGCTGGATGAATCTTTAGTTAACTCATTCAATATGCCAATTTATTTTCCCTCTCCTGAAGACATGACTAAAGTGGTGGAGAGAAATGGTTGTTTTAGCATTGAGAGAATAGAGTTAACATATCCAAAATCAAAGCTTGTGGATGAGGCTGATGCAAAATCTTTAATGATAAACCTAAGGGTTGTTTTAGAAGGActtttcatcaatcattttggGAGTAAAATAGCTGAAGAAGCTTTTACAAGGACTATTCTCAAAAGTGAGAAAATTTCAGCATGgatgaaaataaattacaaGAAAGCATGTCAATTATTTGTTTCTTTGAAGCGTAAATAA